Proteins found in one Nocardia brasiliensis ATCC 700358 genomic segment:
- a CDS encoding MBL fold metallo-hydrolase, protein MSTAWPVGDLTIHRVDELALAAETGAWLLPSATPDLIAGQPWLQPAFADDQGILRFASHSFAVLVDGLRVLIDTGIGNGKTRANPAWHDLNTDYLARLADIGFAPEAVDLVLLTHLHADHVGWNTVAEQGNWVPTFPNARYLTARAEREFWASYDMDEARSQMFRDSVHPIEDAGLLDLIDVPASGSAITPSLRLIPTPGHTPGHLAVELRSGSAEAVITGDCMHHPVQLSHPEISSCVDIDPGQAEATRRALLSELADTETLLLGTHFPDPTAGYVRSHEGGYRLSPISDSQPIRY, encoded by the coding sequence GTGTCGACCGCTTGGCCGGTGGGCGACCTCACGATCCACCGGGTGGACGAACTCGCCCTGGCGGCGGAAACGGGTGCGTGGCTGCTGCCATCGGCCACGCCGGACCTGATCGCCGGGCAGCCCTGGCTGCAACCGGCTTTCGCGGACGACCAAGGAATCCTGCGTTTCGCCAGCCACAGTTTCGCGGTGCTCGTCGACGGACTGCGCGTGCTGATCGACACCGGGATCGGCAACGGAAAGACCCGGGCGAATCCCGCCTGGCACGACCTGAACACCGATTACCTGGCCCGCCTCGCCGACATCGGGTTCGCGCCGGAAGCGGTGGATCTGGTGCTGCTGACCCACCTGCATGCCGATCATGTCGGCTGGAACACCGTTGCGGAACAAGGAAATTGGGTGCCCACCTTCCCCAATGCGCGCTACCTCACGGCGCGTGCCGAACGTGAGTTCTGGGCGAGCTATGACATGGACGAAGCGCGCAGCCAGATGTTCCGTGACTCGGTCCATCCGATCGAGGACGCCGGGCTGCTCGACCTCATCGACGTCCCGGCGAGTGGTTCCGCGATTACGCCGTCGCTCCGGCTGATCCCGACGCCCGGACACACGCCGGGGCACCTCGCGGTCGAATTGCGGAGCGGCTCAGCTGAAGCCGTCATCACCGGCGATTGCATGCACCATCCCGTCCAGCTGTCCCATCCCGAAATCTCCAGCTGTGTCGACATCGATCCCGGCCAAGCCGAGGCCACCCGTCGCGCCCTGCTCAGCGAGCTGGCCGATACCGAAACCTTGCTCCTCGGAACACATTTCCCGGACCCGACAGCCGGCTATGTGCGATCGCACGAAGGTGGATACCGGTTGTCTCCGATCAGCGACTCACAACCGATTCGGTACTGA
- a CDS encoding DUF4097 family beta strand repeat-containing protein → MPTFTTPKPVALTVEVLSGDVTVIASDRVDSVVEVRPADATKKGDVLAAEQTKVAFAEGVLTVRTPKQWRTYTPFGGNPSIMVRVEVPTGSLLKASAAVGRLLVVGELRQSDLEISAGDITVERPGGAVTAKVAKGDVRVGDAARGVLRLETSMGELEVGIRPGSAARLEVDAKSGTVQNHLGAVHRPAADEDTVQVYARNTFGNVIIRHAVAA, encoded by the coding sequence ATGCCTACTTTCACTACGCCGAAGCCGGTTGCGCTCACTGTTGAGGTGCTCAGTGGAGATGTGACGGTGATCGCCTCGGATCGGGTGGATTCGGTGGTCGAGGTTCGGCCTGCGGATGCGACGAAGAAGGGAGACGTGCTGGCTGCCGAGCAGACCAAAGTTGCTTTCGCCGAAGGGGTTTTGACGGTGCGGACGCCGAAGCAGTGGCGGACGTATACGCCGTTCGGCGGGAATCCGTCGATCATGGTGCGTGTCGAGGTGCCCACTGGTTCGCTGCTGAAAGCCAGTGCGGCAGTGGGGCGGTTGCTGGTGGTGGGGGAACTGCGGCAGTCCGATCTGGAGATTTCGGCGGGCGATATCACCGTCGAGCGGCCGGGAGGTGCGGTGACGGCGAAGGTCGCCAAAGGCGATGTTCGCGTTGGTGATGCGGCGCGAGGTGTGCTGCGGTTGGAGACGTCGATGGGGGAGTTGGAGGTCGGTATCCGGCCGGGTAGTGCGGCGCGGCTGGAGGTGGACGCCAAGTCGGGCACTGTGCAGAACCACCTGGGGGCGGTGCATCGGCCGGCAGCGGACGAGGACACCGTGCAGGTGTATGCGCGGAATACCTTCGGCAACGTGATCATTCGGCACGCCGTCGCCGCTTAG
- a CDS encoding BTAD domain-containing putative transcriptional regulator, giving the protein MEIRSDDGGLIEVPGARLRALLVALALEPGRVVPKATLVDWIWGEQPPADAANSLQALVSRLRRVLPDGSLDGQPGGYRLTVQPDAVDAVRFEQLLDQARGGTDADRAALLREALELWRGALLQNVEIQDSEAFEAMITRLDALRLAAMEDRYETEIRLGRGPGLVAELTDVVARNPVRERLVGALMRALAAAGRSSEALVVFQRARDALADTLGVDPAPELSDLHVALLRGEVGAQQDDRRTNLRAELTGFIGKYADVAVVRELIAQHRLTTLTGPGGSGKTRLAVETARTLLEDLPDGAWLVELAPLGGGADVAQSALAALGLRDALLGGPPDAEPMDRLIAALRERETLLILDNCEHVIESAAAFAHRVLGECRKLRILATSREPFGITGEALWQVLPLALPADDAGTDEIEASPAVQLLRDRAGAVRKDLPDDAAAVATMARVCRALDGIPLAIELAAARLRTMSLDQLANRLDDRFRLLTGGSRTALPQHRTLRSVVDWSWELLSDAERVLLRRLAVFAGGASLAAAEQVCAGGAVEQWEVLELLTALTEKSLLLTASDSEPRYRMLETIKQYAEDRLVEAGEADSTRCAHLTYFTELAATAEPRLRRADQLEWLATLETEHDNIAIAMRGALAAGDTPGAMRLAAGAGWYWWLGGHKAEGLDLVTAAAELPGDVDDPTRATVYGLVVHFLSSGRNDERQVAEWIRKSYQFSRNARSDHPTLAFATALERILRGPDEYLPAFEALLTDDDPWVRALARLQLGKMRIVLGHDGSDALLEQALTEFRALGERWGISFALTELAGRLATRGEFAEACALFEQAIAVIVEVGAIEDVVRIRARQAQLYWLLGDSAASSRALREAERFADRAAWPNAVAELALAKAELARWQGDGEQAYRQIDIATSALGNDANQWHVGAVIHDLRGYLADDLDTARTEHAAAFRAAAEAGYAPLVAQMLVGVADLALRRDHDELAAQLLAARTSVCGLADRSLPDAGRIEETVRARLGEARFAEATNEGTQANYEELVAAALAG; this is encoded by the coding sequence TTGGAAATCCGATCAGACGACGGCGGATTGATCGAGGTACCAGGTGCTCGGTTGCGGGCGTTGCTGGTCGCGCTCGCGCTCGAACCCGGTCGCGTGGTGCCGAAAGCGACCCTGGTCGACTGGATCTGGGGCGAACAACCACCCGCCGACGCGGCCAATTCGCTGCAGGCGCTCGTCTCCCGGCTGCGGCGGGTACTGCCGGATGGGTCGCTCGACGGGCAGCCGGGTGGATACCGCCTGACGGTGCAGCCCGACGCTGTCGACGCCGTGCGCTTCGAACAGCTCCTCGATCAGGCTCGGGGCGGTACCGACGCGGACCGCGCCGCGCTGCTGCGCGAAGCTCTCGAGCTGTGGCGCGGAGCGCTGTTGCAGAACGTCGAGATCCAGGACAGCGAAGCCTTCGAAGCGATGATCACCCGGCTCGACGCGCTGCGCCTGGCCGCCATGGAGGACCGCTACGAGACCGAGATCCGGCTCGGCCGAGGTCCCGGCCTGGTGGCCGAGCTGACCGATGTGGTGGCGCGAAACCCGGTGCGGGAAAGGCTCGTCGGCGCGTTGATGCGGGCGCTGGCGGCGGCGGGTCGCAGCAGCGAGGCGCTGGTCGTCTTCCAGCGGGCCCGCGACGCGCTCGCCGACACATTGGGTGTGGATCCCGCGCCGGAACTGTCGGACCTGCATGTCGCGCTGCTGCGGGGCGAAGTGGGCGCGCAGCAGGACGACCGGCGCACCAACCTGCGCGCCGAATTGACCGGCTTCATCGGCAAATACGCCGATGTCGCCGTCGTGCGTGAGCTCATCGCGCAACATCGGCTCACCACGTTGACCGGGCCCGGCGGCTCGGGCAAAACCCGGCTGGCGGTCGAGACCGCGCGAACATTGCTCGAGGACCTGCCCGACGGCGCCTGGCTGGTGGAGCTGGCGCCCCTCGGCGGGGGTGCCGACGTGGCCCAGTCGGCGCTCGCCGCGCTCGGGCTCCGCGACGCACTGCTCGGCGGCCCGCCCGACGCCGAACCGATGGATCGGCTCATCGCGGCCCTGCGCGAGCGCGAAACACTACTGATCCTGGACAACTGCGAGCATGTGATCGAGTCCGCGGCGGCGTTCGCGCACCGCGTGCTCGGCGAATGCCGCAAGCTGCGGATTCTCGCGACGAGCCGCGAACCGTTCGGCATCACGGGCGAAGCGCTGTGGCAGGTGCTGCCACTCGCCCTGCCGGCTGACGACGCCGGGACCGACGAAATCGAAGCCTCCCCCGCCGTTCAGTTGTTGCGGGACCGGGCCGGTGCCGTACGCAAGGACCTCCCGGACGACGCCGCGGCCGTGGCGACCATGGCCCGCGTCTGCCGCGCACTCGACGGGATACCGCTGGCCATCGAATTGGCTGCGGCCCGGTTGCGCACCATGTCCCTCGACCAGCTGGCCAACCGGCTCGACGATCGGTTCCGGCTGCTGACCGGTGGCAGCCGGACCGCGCTGCCGCAGCACCGGACATTGCGCTCGGTGGTCGACTGGAGCTGGGAATTGCTCAGCGACGCCGAACGAGTGCTGCTGCGCCGGCTCGCGGTGTTCGCCGGCGGCGCGAGTTTGGCTGCGGCCGAACAGGTTTGCGCCGGCGGGGCGGTCGAGCAGTGGGAGGTGCTCGAACTGCTGACCGCACTGACCGAGAAGTCGCTGTTGCTCACGGCAAGCGACAGCGAGCCGCGCTACCGCATGCTCGAAACGATCAAGCAATACGCCGAAGATCGTCTCGTCGAAGCGGGCGAAGCGGATTCGACGCGGTGCGCACATCTCACGTATTTCACCGAACTCGCCGCCACCGCCGAACCCCGCCTGCGCCGCGCCGACCAACTGGAATGGCTCGCAACACTCGAGACCGAGCACGACAACATCGCCATCGCGATGCGTGGCGCGCTCGCCGCAGGCGATACGCCCGGCGCAATGCGGCTCGCGGCCGGCGCCGGTTGGTATTGGTGGCTCGGCGGGCACAAGGCCGAGGGTCTGGACCTGGTGACCGCGGCCGCCGAACTGCCCGGCGACGTGGACGACCCGACCCGGGCGACCGTATACGGGCTGGTGGTGCATTTTCTGAGCTCCGGGCGCAATGACGAACGCCAAGTGGCGGAATGGATCCGCAAGTCGTATCAGTTCAGCCGCAACGCCCGATCCGACCATCCGACACTGGCGTTCGCCACCGCCCTGGAACGCATCCTGCGCGGACCCGACGAATATTTGCCCGCTTTCGAAGCGTTGCTCACCGACGACGACCCTTGGGTGCGCGCCCTGGCCCGGCTGCAACTGGGCAAGATGCGCATCGTGCTCGGCCACGACGGGTCGGACGCACTGCTCGAACAGGCGCTCACCGAATTCCGCGCACTCGGCGAGCGCTGGGGAATCTCGTTCGCGCTGACCGAGCTGGCCGGCCGGCTCGCCACGCGCGGCGAATTCGCCGAGGCGTGTGCGCTTTTCGAGCAGGCGATCGCGGTGATCGTCGAAGTCGGCGCGATCGAAGACGTGGTCCGCATCCGTGCGCGCCAAGCCCAGCTGTACTGGCTGCTCGGCGACTCGGCGGCGAGTTCGAGGGCCCTTCGCGAAGCCGAGCGGTTCGCCGACCGGGCCGCCTGGCCGAACGCCGTTGCCGAACTGGCCTTGGCGAAAGCGGAACTGGCTCGCTGGCAAGGCGACGGCGAGCAGGCGTACCGCCAAATCGACATCGCGACAAGCGCATTGGGCAACGATGCGAACCAGTGGCATGTCGGCGCGGTGATCCACGACCTGCGCGGCTACCTCGCCGACGATCTCGACACCGCCCGAACCGAGCATGCCGCCGCGTTCCGGGCAGCCGCCGAAGCGGGCTACGCACCGCTCGTCGCCCAAATGCTGGTCGGTGTCGCGGATCTCGCGCTGCGCCGCGACCACGACGAGCTGGCCGCGCAGCTACTCGCCGCCCGCACCAGCGTGTGCGGACTCGCCGATCGCTCCCTGCCCGACGCGGGGCGAATCGAGGAGACAGTCCGTGCTCGCCTCGGCGAAGCGCGGTTCGCCGAGGCGACAAACGAAGGGACACAGGCGAACTACGAGGAACTGGTCGCGGCCGCACTCGCCGGGTGA
- a CDS encoding ferredoxin: protein MELRVDRERCIGAGMCVLTAPDMFDQADEDGRVLPLRRTPTPDQEQAVREAVEMCPSGAITFVAN from the coding sequence ATGGAACTCAGGGTGGACCGGGAACGCTGCATCGGCGCGGGCATGTGCGTGCTGACCGCCCCGGACATGTTCGACCAAGCCGACGAGGACGGACGGGTGCTGCCGCTGCGCCGCACCCCGACGCCGGACCAGGAGCAGGCCGTCCGCGAGGCGGTCGAGATGTGCCCCTCCGGCGCGATCACCTTCGTCGCCAACTGA
- a CDS encoding cytochrome P450, producing the protein MNTTVPVPHGLPMERNAGPFDPPREITQLRAARPVSPLIFPDGHEGWLVTGYDAVRQLMADTRFSSRQDIGIVHVPYETPGMPAATEPSPPMPGLFIAMDPPEHTRFRRKLIGAFTVRRMKMLEEHIIEITERQLDEMARLTPPVDLVKAFALPVPSLVICELLGVPYADRETFQVNSAKFLVKDQTLDEKMAAFGAMLGYLTGLVTQKRAAPGEDILSDLAQQEDLTIEELTGIAFLLLLAGHETTANMLALGTFALLEHPEQLAELRANLELVPDAVEELMRYLSVADIFYRYATEDIELGGETIRAGSTVVVSLLAANRDPLRFDRPDDLDLHRTSRGHLSFGHGVHQCLGQQLARIEMRAGFERLLRRFPTLELAVPAADVKLRTDMNIYGVHELPVTWTV; encoded by the coding sequence ATGAATACGACCGTTCCAGTCCCGCACGGCCTCCCCATGGAACGCAACGCCGGCCCCTTCGATCCACCCCGGGAGATCACCCAGCTCCGCGCTGCTCGCCCGGTCAGCCCCCTGATCTTCCCGGACGGTCACGAAGGCTGGCTCGTGACCGGCTATGACGCCGTCCGGCAGCTCATGGCAGACACCCGGTTCAGCTCTCGGCAGGACATCGGCATCGTGCACGTCCCGTACGAGACCCCCGGCATGCCCGCCGCGACCGAGCCGTCCCCGCCGATGCCGGGCTTGTTCATCGCGATGGACCCGCCGGAGCACACTCGGTTCCGGCGCAAGTTGATCGGCGCCTTCACCGTCCGGCGGATGAAGATGCTCGAAGAACACATCATCGAGATCACCGAGCGGCAGTTGGACGAGATGGCGCGGCTCACGCCGCCGGTCGACCTGGTCAAGGCGTTCGCGCTGCCGGTGCCTTCGCTGGTGATCTGCGAACTGCTCGGCGTCCCCTACGCGGACCGCGAGACGTTCCAGGTCAATTCCGCCAAGTTCCTGGTCAAGGATCAGACGCTCGACGAGAAGATGGCCGCGTTCGGCGCGATGCTGGGCTACTTGACCGGACTGGTCACACAGAAGCGGGCCGCCCCCGGTGAAGACATCCTGTCCGACCTGGCCCAACAGGAGGATCTGACCATCGAGGAACTGACCGGAATCGCGTTCCTGCTGCTGCTCGCGGGGCACGAGACCACCGCGAACATGCTGGCCCTCGGCACTTTCGCGCTCCTGGAACACCCCGAGCAACTGGCGGAACTGCGCGCGAACCTCGAGCTGGTGCCCGATGCCGTCGAGGAACTCATGCGCTATCTGTCCGTCGCCGACATCTTCTATCGCTACGCCACCGAGGACATCGAACTCGGCGGTGAAACCATCCGCGCGGGGTCGACGGTGGTCGTCTCGCTGCTGGCCGCCAACCGCGACCCGCTGCGCTTCGACCGCCCCGACGACCTCGACCTGCATCGCACCTCCCGCGGCCATCTGTCCTTCGGCCACGGCGTCCACCAGTGCCTCGGCCAGCAGCTGGCCCGCATCGAGATGCGCGCCGGGTTCGAGCGACTCCTGCGCCGCTTCCCGACCCTCGAACTGGCCGTCCCCGCCGCCGACGTGAAACTGCGCACCGACATGAACATCTACGGCGTCCACGAACTCCCGGTCACTTGGACGGTGTAG
- a CDS encoding TetR family transcriptional regulator: MNGSRGRPARSGRRPGQSGAREAILDAARARFAEAGFDKTSIRAVASDAGVDPALVHHYFGTKQELFGAVVQLPVNPEHTLGAVDAAPIDRLGETILRGVLAVWDSPAGAGVVAMVRSIIAGGDTSLARSFILEVVLERVRLRIATPDDDGRLRVALVGSQMIGLLMARKIVGIEPMASAPAEDLITAIAPTLQRYLTGEITTPSK, from the coding sequence GTGAACGGTTCCCGAGGTCGCCCCGCGCGTTCCGGACGCCGGCCAGGGCAGTCCGGAGCGCGCGAGGCGATCCTGGACGCGGCCCGCGCCCGGTTCGCGGAGGCGGGTTTCGACAAGACCTCGATCCGTGCCGTCGCGTCGGACGCGGGCGTCGATCCGGCCTTGGTGCACCACTACTTCGGCACCAAACAGGAGCTTTTCGGCGCCGTCGTGCAACTGCCGGTGAATCCCGAACACACGTTGGGCGCCGTCGACGCGGCCCCGATCGACCGGCTCGGCGAAACCATCTTGCGCGGGGTGCTCGCCGTCTGGGATTCGCCGGCCGGCGCCGGTGTCGTCGCGATGGTGCGCAGCATCATCGCGGGCGGCGACACCTCGCTGGCCCGTTCCTTCATCCTCGAGGTCGTACTGGAACGGGTCCGCCTGCGCATCGCCACGCCGGACGACGACGGACGCCTCCGGGTCGCATTGGTAGGTTCCCAAATGATCGGTCTCCTGATGGCCCGCAAGATTGTCGGCATCGAACCCATGGCCTCCGCCCCCGCCGAAGACCTGATCACCGCCATCGCCCCCACCTTGCAGCGCTACCTGACCGGCGAGATAACTACACCGTCCAAGTGA
- a CDS encoding ABC transporter permease → MTRSTESATRRTPTLRPYLATTTRILRQLRNDHRTVAMIVVVPALLMTLLYFIYKDTPPSPFNPVSLFDRVGISMLGILPFIVMFLITAIAMQRERTSGTLERLLTTPLAKLDLLGGYGTAFSLAAAAQAGVACLVSFGLLGLDSAGNPGWVVLIAVVDAVCGVALGLLASAFARTEFQAVQFMPVVVAPQIFLCGLLVPRGELPGWLEAISNVLPMSYAVDALQEVSTHPNATGTMWRDLAVVAGFSVVALCLGAATLRRRTQ, encoded by the coding sequence ATGACCCGCAGCACCGAGTCCGCGACACGACGGACTCCCACTCTCCGCCCCTATCTCGCGACCACCACCCGCATCCTGCGTCAGCTACGCAACGACCATCGCACCGTGGCCATGATCGTGGTGGTGCCCGCGTTGCTGATGACGCTGCTCTACTTCATCTACAAAGACACCCCGCCCAGCCCGTTCAATCCGGTCTCGCTGTTCGACCGGGTCGGCATCAGCATGCTCGGCATCCTGCCGTTCATCGTGATGTTCCTGATCACGGCCATCGCCATGCAGCGCGAACGCACCTCGGGCACGTTGGAGCGGCTGCTCACCACGCCGCTGGCCAAGCTCGACCTGCTCGGCGGTTACGGCACCGCGTTCTCGTTGGCCGCGGCGGCCCAGGCCGGGGTGGCCTGCCTGGTGTCGTTCGGGCTGCTCGGGCTCGACTCCGCGGGCAACCCCGGCTGGGTGGTGCTGATCGCGGTGGTCGACGCGGTGTGCGGTGTCGCGCTCGGCCTGCTGGCAAGTGCGTTCGCGCGCACCGAATTTCAAGCGGTGCAGTTCATGCCGGTGGTGGTCGCGCCGCAGATCTTCCTGTGCGGCTTGCTCGTTCCGCGCGGGGAGCTGCCCGGCTGGCTGGAGGCGATCAGTAACGTATTGCCGATGAGCTATGCGGTCGATGCGCTGCAAGAGGTTTCGACACATCCGAACGCGACCGGCACGATGTGGCGCGATCTCGCGGTGGTCGCCGGGTTCTCGGTGGTCGCGTTGTGCCTCGGCGCCGCGACACTTCGGCGGCGCACTCAGTGA
- a CDS encoding ABC transporter ATP-binding protein: MSQTHSSAAVDVRNLSVRRGGRRVLHDVSLTIPRGSITGLLGPSGCGKTTLMRSIVGTQIVESGEISALGLAAGSAALRHRIGYVTQAPSIYSDISVHENVAYFAALYGRERAAVDAAIQAVGLGEHARQRGDELSGGQKTRASLACALVAQPDLLVLDEPTVGLDPVLRVDLWKQFKELAAAGTTLVVSSHVMDEAEHCDRLLLMREGRLLAQLSPDELRAETGEQNLERAFLALITMGRAA, encoded by the coding sequence ATGTCGCAAACCCACTCCTCCGCGGCCGTGGATGTCCGGAACCTTTCCGTGCGGCGCGGCGGACGCCGAGTCCTGCACGATGTCTCGCTGACCATTCCGCGCGGCTCGATCACCGGGCTGCTCGGGCCGTCGGGGTGCGGGAAGACCACGCTGATGCGCAGCATCGTCGGTACCCAGATCGTCGAATCCGGCGAGATCTCGGCGCTCGGCCTGGCTGCGGGATCGGCGGCATTACGGCACCGCATCGGCTACGTCACGCAGGCGCCCAGCATCTACTCCGATATCAGCGTGCACGAGAACGTCGCCTACTTCGCGGCACTGTACGGGCGCGAACGCGCCGCCGTCGACGCGGCGATCCAGGCGGTCGGCCTCGGCGAACACGCCAGGCAGCGCGGCGACGAACTCTCCGGCGGGCAGAAGACTCGCGCGTCACTGGCCTGCGCCCTGGTCGCCCAACCGGACCTGCTCGTGCTGGACGAGCCGACCGTCGGCCTGGACCCGGTGCTGCGCGTCGATCTGTGGAAACAGTTCAAGGAGCTGGCCGCGGCCGGCACCACGCTGGTCGTGTCCAGCCATGTCATGGACGAGGCCGAACACTGCGATCGGCTGCTGCTCATGCGCGAAGGTCGCCTGCTCGCCCAGCTGAGCCCGGACGAATTGCGCGCCGAAACCGGCGAACAGAACCTCGAACGCGCTTTCCTCGCACTGATCACGATGGGACGGGCGGCATGA
- a CDS encoding multicopper oxidase family protein yields MSSVFRPRRWRRFVLILGTLAVLFALTAGGAVTWVFVHATVSTVGSTEFRNELAVPPLVTGRLRADGTREFELDMRSGRTEFRAGHATETWGFNGTYLGPTLRARRGENVAVTVRNQLPEASTVHWHGMHLPAAMDGGPHQMVQAGAFWQPQWRIEQPAATLWYHPHPHGATEDHVRRGLAGLFLLDDEISETLPLPKNYGVDDLPVIVQDVKFRGAELDSSHAIFRDVGFLGDQTMVNGTMAPYRTVGDELVRLRLLNASTARTYTFGFADERAFALVATDGGLIERPLSLDRLPLSPGERAEIVVRMRAGERTILRSNELDAGLDFWTQRFAGGDDTFDVLELRAADTLRPSPELPAALAQPSTPDGSDSVVERRFELNLSGINGKPMAMDRIDFTVTRGTVETWTVRNNDGMPHNFHIHDVQFRVLRRNDGPPPAHLTGPKDTVFLPPNTTVQLALRFDGPADPTTPYMYHCHLLWHEDRGMMGQFAVVDPGGSAVPPPPHHGH; encoded by the coding sequence ATGTCTTCGGTTTTCCGGCCGCGCAGGTGGCGGCGGTTCGTTCTGATTCTCGGCACCCTGGCCGTACTGTTCGCGCTCACCGCCGGCGGCGCGGTCACGTGGGTTTTCGTGCACGCCACCGTGTCCACGGTGGGCAGCACGGAATTCCGCAACGAACTCGCCGTGCCACCCCTTGTGACGGGCCGCCTGCGCGCGGACGGCACTCGCGAGTTCGAGCTCGACATGCGTTCGGGGCGAACCGAATTCCGAGCCGGTCACGCTACCGAGACGTGGGGATTCAACGGCACCTACTTGGGTCCGACGCTGCGGGCGCGGCGCGGCGAGAACGTCGCGGTGACCGTGCGCAATCAGCTACCCGAGGCGTCGACCGTGCACTGGCACGGCATGCACCTCCCGGCGGCCATGGATGGCGGGCCCCATCAGATGGTGCAGGCCGGTGCATTCTGGCAACCGCAGTGGCGGATCGAGCAGCCCGCCGCGACGCTCTGGTACCACCCGCATCCACACGGCGCGACCGAGGACCATGTACGGCGCGGATTGGCGGGCCTGTTCCTGCTCGACGATGAGATCTCCGAAACACTGCCGCTACCAAAGAATTACGGCGTCGACGATCTGCCGGTCATCGTCCAGGACGTGAAGTTCCGTGGGGCCGAATTGGATTCGTCGCACGCGATTTTCCGCGACGTCGGTTTCCTCGGCGATCAGACCATGGTGAACGGCACCATGGCGCCCTATCGTACGGTCGGCGACGAACTGGTCCGGCTGCGACTGCTCAACGCGTCGACCGCCCGCACCTACACCTTCGGCTTCGCCGACGAGCGCGCCTTCGCCCTTGTCGCGACCGATGGCGGGCTGATCGAACGGCCGCTCTCGCTGGACCGATTACCGCTCTCGCCGGGCGAGCGAGCGGAGATCGTCGTGCGGATGCGGGCGGGTGAACGAACCATCCTGCGCAGCAACGAACTCGACGCCGGTCTCGACTTCTGGACCCAGCGCTTCGCCGGCGGCGACGACACCTTCGACGTCCTGGAACTCCGCGCCGCCGACACGTTGCGCCCGTCGCCCGAACTGCCCGCGGCACTGGCGCAACCGTCGACTCCGGACGGTTCCGATTCGGTCGTCGAACGTCGCTTCGAGTTGAACCTGTCCGGTATCAACGGGAAACCGATGGCGATGGACCGCATCGACTTCACCGTCACCCGCGGGACCGTCGAAACCTGGACCGTGCGCAACAACGACGGCATGCCGCACAACTTCCACATCCACGACGTGCAGTTCCGCGTGCTCCGCAGGAACGACGGACCACCGCCCGCTCATCTCACCGGCCCGAAAGACACCGTCTTCCTACCGCCGAACACCACCGTGCAACTGGCCCTGCGGTTCGACGGTCCGGCCGATCCGACGACGCCGTACATGTATCACTGCCACCTGCTCTGGCATGAAGACCGCGGCATGATGGGCCAATTCGCGGTGGTCGATCCGGGCGGTTCCGCCGTGCCCCCGCCCCCGCATCACGGCCACTGA